A region from the Lolium perenne isolate Kyuss_39 chromosome 4, Kyuss_2.0, whole genome shotgun sequence genome encodes:
- the LOC127295215 gene encoding GDP-mannose 3,5-epimerase 2 — translation MALNDKHTYAELEKELYWPAEKLRISITGAGGFIASHLAKRLKSEGHYIIASDWKKNEHMDEDMFCHEFHLADLRVMDNCLKVTTGVDHVFNLAADMGGMGFIQSNHSVIMYNNTMISFNMLEAGRINGVKRFFYASSACIYPEFKQLETVVSLKEADAWPAEPQDAYGLEKLATEELCKHYTKDFDIECRVGRFHNIYGPYGTWKGGREKAPAAFCRKALTSTDRFEMWGDGLQTRSFTFIDECVEGVLRLTKSDFCEPVNIGSDEMVSMNEMAEIVLGFENKELPIHHIPGPEGVRGRNSDNTLIKEKLGWAPTMRLKDGLRITYFWIKEQLEKERMEGADVSAYGTSTVVGTQAPVQLGSLRAADGKE, via the exons ATGGCGCTCAATGACAAGCACACATACGCGGAATTGGAGAAGGAGCTGTACTGGCCAGCTGAGAAGCTGCGGATCTCCATTACAGGAGCTGGCGGGTTCATCGCCTCCCACCTTGCAAAGCGCCTCAAGAGCGAGGGGCACTACATCATCGCCTCTGACTGGAAGAAGAATGAGCACATGGACGAGGATATGTTCTGCCATGAGTTTCACCTTGCCGATCTCAGGGTGATGGACAACTGCCTCAAGGTCACCACTGGGGTTGACCATGTTTTCAACCTAGCAGCTGATATGGGAGGGATGGGCTTCATCCAGTCCAACCACTCTGTGATCATGTACAACAACACTATGATCAGCTTTAACATGCTTGAGGCTGGTAGAATCAATGGTGTCAAAAG GTTCTTTTATGCCTCAAGTGCTTGTATCTACCCTGAATTTAAGCAGCTGGAAACTGTCGTTAGCTTGAAGGAGGCAGATGCTTGGCCTGCAGAG CCTCAAGATGCTTATGGTTTGGAGAAACTTGCGACGGAGGAACTATGCAAGCACTACACAAAGGACTTCGACATAGAGTGCCGAGTTGGTCGCTTTCACAATATTTATGGTCCATATGGAACATGGAAGG GTGGAAGGGAGAAGGCACCTGCTGCTTTCTGCAGAAAGGCTCTAACCTCCACTGACCGCTTTGAAATGTGGGGAGATGGTCTGCAGACTAGATCCTTCACATTCATTGATGAATGTGTGGAGGGTGTCCTCAG GCTAACGAAGTCTGATTTCTGTGAGCCTGTGAACATCGGGAGTGACGAAATGGTGAGCATGAACGAGATGGCCGAGATTGTCCTTGGCTTCGAGAACAAGGAGCTGCCCATCCACCACATCCCTGGCCCCGAGGGTGTCCGCGGCCGTAACTCTGACAACACACTCATCAAGGAGAAGCTTGGCTGGGCTCCAACCATGAGGCTGAAG GATGGGCTGAGGATCACATACTTCTGGATCAAGGAGCAGCTGGAGAAGGAGAGGATGGAAGGAGCCGATGTGTCGGCCTACGGAACATCCACGGTCGTCGGCACCCAGGCGCCCGTCCAGCTTGGATCCCTCCGCGCTGCAGATGGCAAGGAGTAA
- the LOC127295216 gene encoding probable histone H2A variant 3 codes for MAGKGGKGLIAAKTAAAGKDKKLPISRSSRAGLQFPVGRIHRQLKQRAQSSGRVGATAAVYAAAILEYLTAEVLELAGNASKDLKVKRITPRHLQLAIRGDEELDTLIKGTIAGGGVIPHIHKSLINKSVKE; via the exons ATGGCCGGGAAGGGAGGAAAGGGGCTGATCGCGGCCAAGACGGCCGCCGCCGGCAAGGACAAGAAGCTCCCCATCTCCCGATCCTCGCGCGCTGGCCTGCAG TTTCCGGTTGGCCGTATCCATCGCCAGCTGAAACAGAGGGCCCAATCAAGCGGCCGTGTGGGAGCAACCGCCGCCGTGTACGCGGCAGCAATCCTGGAGTACCTGACCGCTGAGGTTCTTGAGCTGGCAGGGAACGCGAGCAAGGATCTCAAGGTGAAGCGCATCACGCCCCGCCACCTTCAGCTGGCGATCCGCGGGGACGAGGAGCTGGACACCCTCATCAAGGGCACCATCGCCGGAGGCGGCGTGATCCCCCACATCCACAAGTCACTCATCAACAAGTCCGTCAAGGAATGA